One stretch of Enterobacter sp. RHBSTW-00994 DNA includes these proteins:
- the xthA gene encoding exodeoxyribonuclease III, translating into MKFVSFNINGLRARPHQLEAIVEQHQPDVIGLQETKVHDDMFPLEEVAKLGYNVFYHGQKGHYGVALLTKETPVAVRRGFPGDDEEAQRRIIMAEIPSPLGNITVINGYFPQGESRDHPTKFPAKAKFYQDLQDYLNTELNKDNPVLIMGDVNISPTDLDIGIGEDSRKRWLRTGKCSFLPEEREWMQRLQDWGLVDTFRAANPETQDRFSWFDYRSKGFDDNRGLRIDLLLASAPLAERCIETGIDYAIRGMEKPSDHAPVWAKFKL; encoded by the coding sequence ATGAAATTTGTCTCTTTTAATATCAACGGCCTGCGCGCCCGCCCTCACCAACTGGAAGCCATTGTTGAGCAACATCAACCGGATGTGATTGGCCTGCAGGAGACAAAAGTTCACGACGATATGTTCCCTCTCGAAGAAGTGGCAAAGCTGGGGTACAACGTCTTTTATCACGGGCAGAAAGGTCACTATGGCGTCGCGCTGCTGACCAAAGAGACCCCTGTTGCCGTTCGTCGTGGTTTCCCTGGTGACGATGAAGAGGCACAGCGTCGCATTATCATGGCCGAGATCCCCTCACCGTTGGGTAACATTACGGTGATTAATGGCTACTTCCCGCAGGGCGAAAGCCGTGACCATCCGACCAAATTCCCGGCAAAAGCGAAGTTTTATCAGGATCTTCAGGATTACCTGAACACCGAACTGAACAAAGACAACCCGGTGCTGATCATGGGAGATGTCAACATCAGCCCAACCGATCTGGATATCGGCATTGGCGAAGACAGCCGCAAGCGCTGGCTGCGTACCGGTAAATGTTCCTTCCTGCCGGAAGAGCGGGAATGGATGCAGCGACTCCAGGACTGGGGACTGGTTGATACCTTCCGCGCCGCGAACCCGGAAACGCAGGATCGTTTCTCGTGGTTCGACTATCGCTCGAAAGGCTTTGACGATAACCGTGGTCTGCGTATCGACCTGCTGCTGGCAAGCGCCCCTCTGGCAGAACGTTGCATCGAAACCGGTATTGATTACGCTATTCGTGGCATGGAAAAACCGTCTGACCATGCGCCTGTGTGGGCTAAATTCAAGCTGTAA
- a CDS encoding aspartate aminotransferase family protein: MSLSITRENFDEWMMPVYAPAAFIPVRGEGSRLWDQQGKEYIDFAGGIAVNALGHAHPALRQALNDQAAKFWHTGNGYTNEPVLRLAKKLIDATFAEKVFFCNSGAEANEAALKLARKYAHDHFGAQKSGIVAFKNAFHGRTLFTVSAGGQPSYSQDFAPLPPDIRHAVYNDLRSASELIDDNTCAVIVEPMQGEGGVVPAQKAFLQGLRELCDRHNALLIFDEVQTGVGRTGELYAYMHYGVTPDVLSTAKALGGGFPVGAVLTTNKCASAMTVGTHGTTYGGNPLASAVAGQVLDIINTPEVLNGVKLRHDWFVERLNAINTRTGLFKEIRGLGLLIGCELAPEFAGKAKLISQEAAKMGVMVLIAGANVVRFAPALIVSEEEVNTGLDRFAQACEHVKSEVSS, from the coding sequence ATGTCTCTGTCAATTACGCGTGAAAATTTTGATGAATGGATGATGCCGGTTTACGCTCCGGCGGCTTTTATTCCGGTACGTGGGGAAGGTTCGCGCCTGTGGGACCAGCAGGGCAAAGAGTATATCGATTTTGCTGGCGGTATCGCGGTTAACGCACTGGGACATGCGCACCCGGCATTGCGTCAGGCGCTGAACGATCAGGCTGCGAAGTTCTGGCATACCGGTAATGGTTATACTAACGAGCCGGTGCTGCGTCTGGCGAAGAAACTGATTGACGCGACGTTTGCCGAGAAAGTCTTTTTCTGTAACTCCGGTGCAGAAGCCAACGAAGCGGCACTGAAGCTGGCGCGCAAATACGCGCATGACCACTTTGGTGCGCAGAAAAGCGGGATTGTGGCATTTAAGAATGCGTTCCACGGTCGCACGTTGTTCACCGTCAGCGCCGGTGGGCAACCCTCCTATTCGCAAGACTTTGCGCCTCTGCCTCCGGATATTCGTCATGCCGTTTATAACGATTTGCGCTCAGCAAGCGAGCTGATTGACGACAATACCTGTGCGGTCATTGTTGAGCCGATGCAGGGGGAAGGCGGGGTCGTCCCGGCGCAGAAGGCGTTCCTGCAAGGGCTTCGCGAGTTATGCGATCGCCACAACGCCCTGCTGATTTTTGATGAGGTTCAGACGGGGGTGGGACGTACCGGCGAGCTGTATGCCTATATGCACTATGGTGTAACTCCGGATGTGCTTTCGACGGCGAAAGCGTTGGGTGGCGGCTTCCCGGTGGGGGCCGTGTTGACGACCAACAAATGTGCCAGTGCCATGACGGTAGGCACGCACGGGACAACCTATGGCGGTAACCCGCTGGCGTCGGCGGTGGCGGGGCAAGTACTGGACATCATCAATACGCCGGAAGTGCTGAACGGGGTGAAATTGCGTCATGACTGGTTTGTCGAACGCCTGAATGCCATCAATACCCGGACCGGGCTGTTTAAAGAGATCCGCGGTCTGGGGCTGTTAATTGGGTGCGAGCTGGCCCCTGAGTTTGCCGGAAAAGCTAAACTTATTTCACAGGAAGCGGCAAAAATGGGCGTAATGGTGCTGATTGCTGGCGCTAACGTGGTGCGGTTTGCCCCTGCGCTGATTGTCAGCGAAGAAGAGGTAAATACCGGCCTGGACCGTTTTGCGCAGGCCTGTGAACACGTGAAGTCAGAGGTGTCATCATGA